One Turneriella parva DSM 21527 genomic region harbors:
- a CDS encoding response regulator, producing MNELRIIIVEDSENDAELLLSRLREADYLPSGPRVETEADFLEALRTVPDIIFSDYSMPHFSGMRALEIAKSVAPDIPFILVSGTVGEEIAVQSMLLGATDYLLKDSTLRLASAVKRALDEKRLRYEQAKALESLRHSEERFREVVENIREVFWVSNDEKTKIHYISPGYERTWGLPCDTIYESPLSWLDLVHPDDRDRIRERAQTKQVLGQYDEVYRIIKPDGSLRWIHDRAFPITDADGKVRRIVGIAEDISEQKKLENQLRQAQKMEAIGQLAGGVAHDFNNILQAMMMQIDLALHRVAQDGTRQLLLGLQQSAERASHLTRQLLAFGRKNEMQVRKIDLNESIKNVMQMLERVVGEQIEIVKQLHEKPLVVVADTGMIDQILMNLVVNARDAMPEGGRLEISTGTELHTETPIAVSPEIAPGWYARISVTDTGSGILPDHMPRLFEPFFTTKGVGHGTGLGLPVIFGIVQQHSGGIRVESTPGNGARFDVLLPLAQPTAENAPIVQKVNALPGNGTVLIVEDETEVRRLSQMLLERSGYRVFTAGNGAEALDIFKRESERIDVLFTDLVMPGGLNGRQLAEVIQQESPRIKVILATGYNPETAGQDVPLKSGQVLLRKPFKSNELLEALRNATKI from the coding sequence ATGAATGAGCTGCGCATCATTATAGTTGAAGACAGCGAAAATGACGCAGAGCTTTTGCTCTCTCGTCTGCGTGAAGCAGACTACCTTCCCTCAGGCCCGCGCGTTGAGACTGAAGCAGATTTCCTCGAAGCCCTGCGTACTGTACCCGACATTATCTTCTCAGACTATTCGATGCCTCATTTTTCAGGCATGCGTGCTCTCGAAATTGCAAAATCCGTTGCACCCGATATCCCGTTTATACTCGTTTCTGGTACCGTCGGCGAAGAAATCGCGGTGCAGTCGATGCTGCTCGGTGCCACAGACTATCTGCTGAAAGACAGTACACTTCGCCTTGCGAGCGCAGTGAAGCGCGCACTCGACGAGAAGCGCCTTCGCTATGAACAGGCAAAGGCACTTGAAAGCCTGCGCCATAGTGAAGAGCGCTTTCGCGAAGTTGTCGAGAATATTCGCGAGGTTTTTTGGGTCAGCAACGACGAAAAGACAAAGATTCACTATATCAGCCCGGGCTATGAACGCACATGGGGATTACCCTGCGACACGATTTACGAAAGCCCATTGAGTTGGCTTGACCTAGTTCATCCCGATGATCGTGACCGCATACGCGAGCGAGCCCAGACTAAACAGGTGCTCGGGCAATATGATGAGGTTTACCGCATTATTAAACCCGATGGCTCACTGCGCTGGATTCATGACCGGGCTTTTCCGATTACCGACGCTGACGGCAAAGTGCGCCGCATTGTGGGTATCGCAGAAGATATTTCTGAACAGAAGAAACTGGAAAACCAGCTGCGGCAGGCGCAAAAGATGGAAGCGATCGGTCAGCTCGCGGGAGGCGTCGCCCACGATTTTAATAACATTCTGCAGGCAATGATGATGCAGATCGATCTGGCTCTGCACCGCGTCGCGCAAGACGGCACCAGACAATTGCTGCTGGGGCTGCAGCAATCGGCCGAGCGTGCCAGCCATTTGACACGCCAGTTGCTTGCTTTCGGGCGAAAAAATGAGATGCAGGTGCGAAAAATTGACCTCAACGAAAGCATCAAGAATGTCATGCAAATGCTTGAGCGTGTCGTCGGTGAACAGATAGAGATCGTGAAGCAATTGCACGAGAAACCTCTCGTTGTTGTGGCTGACACCGGAATGATTGATCAGATTCTCATGAATCTGGTCGTTAATGCACGCGATGCAATGCCCGAAGGCGGCCGGCTCGAAATTTCAACCGGTACCGAACTGCACACCGAGACACCGATAGCAGTTTCCCCCGAAATCGCGCCAGGTTGGTACGCGCGCATTTCAGTGACAGATACAGGCTCAGGTATTCTACCCGACCACATGCCGCGGCTTTTCGAACCTTTCTTTACCACCAAGGGCGTCGGTCACGGCACCGGCCTTGGCCTGCCGGTGATTTTTGGCATTGTGCAGCAGCACAGCGGCGGTATCAGGGTTGAATCGACTCCCGGTAACGGTGCAAGATTCGACGTGCTTCTGCCTTTGGCGCAGCCCACCGCTGAAAATGCCCCTATTGTCCAGAAGGTCAACGCGCTGCCGGGCAACGGCACTGTGCTCATTGTCGAAGATGAAACTGAAGTTCGCAGATTATCGCAAATGCTGCTCGAACGCAGCGGTTACCGTGTATTCACGGCAGGCAACGGAGCCGAAGCACTCGATATCTTCAAGCGCGAATCGGAGCGAATAGACGTACTCTTCACCGATCTGGTCATGCCAGGCGGTCTGAACGGCCGGCAGCTAGCTGAAGTCATTCAACAAGAATCGCCCAGAATCAAAGTAATACTCGCGACCGGGTATAACCCCGAGACGGCCGGCCAAGACGTACCCCTGAAAAGCGGCCAAGTGCTCTTGCGAAAACCGTTTAAATCGAACGAACTGCTCGAAGCCCTGCGCAATGCAACTAAAATTTAG
- a CDS encoding PAS domain S-box protein, with protein sequence MNKKSTRKRNGPSAKKAPKKIVTRAFELAPVAIATTDIQGKFIDANQKFLELSGFTAKEIQKLNFSYLTASVNRHVNLPAFEAMVASGQDIYRNEKRFRRKDGSVFLARLTANLCRDQKGKPIYYIATFEPVSDGKDAEVNLRRINRLYSILVRANETIFLNADRVNLMQRVCDLLVQEGDLCLAYIVRHSAETDHFAALVASGVSLSELAAINLAASKGEHSKGPIAIAIKTGRPEVSNDIASDVRMKPWREIAMRKQCKSTVAIPIAVEQKCHLALVLGARVKDYFGYDEVDLLMLVAKNLSFTFENIARDAASALADRQYKESEQRFRQLAEHIDEVFWLLDSASDKIIYVNSAFEKVWARPVESILSTRKVWLDSIHPDDKLRVMTDFLSPKINTSFEIEYRILRPDGTVRWIHDRTFPIRNKQGDVQRVAGIARDVTERHQTQATLVSVHDRLYSLLENLTDGYHELNKNFEFVYCNAQYERMFQKDRNLIIGKSIWDEFTGLAETSFAVALRRAMETGKIEIFEDFYAPLKAWYEIRIYPSENGLSVFVRDMTDLHELSFSLMRERARLVHAQSVAKIGSWETNLQTLRVEWSEETYSIFGIDPLTYQPTHTSFLEFVHPDDRDVVDNAFRDSFGSNGAQKISHRILTPDGREKFVEETWEVFRDTEGQPVKAVGTCQDITDKHLAAAEKRRLGERLISTLESITDAFMLIDRNWNFSYLNLQAEKLLQRRRSDLLGKNVWQSFPGVEDADFGYQYKYAMRSGESVAFESFYEPLRMWVEVRAFPSDQGLAVYFRDTGAEVAARQKLVASEARFRELAENIQEIFYVLNPENGYITYISPAYEKVWGRRCEDLLANPLSYLDAVHPDERSLVETSLADRRAGKAVDIEYRILRPDDAVRWIRDFSYPIFDEAGRLDHIIGVSHDISERKLADQRLREQASLLDKASDAIIVRDLDHRIRYWNKGAEKMYGWAEHEVLGKSIRELLYSDYAAYDAAIAEMIKNGEWNGDIEQRTRDGRVLIVEGRWTLVRDARGVPQSVLAINGDVTERRTFERHLLRAQRLESIGTLAGGIAHDLNNILTPILLASEIMRGNLHDKDSLELLDTIQVSSQRGADMVSQILSFARGNDGEKTTTNIEPLLAGIEKIVRDTFPKNIELTVDLDSRAAKIEADSTQLHQVLLNLCVNARDAMPTGGRLIIATQLVDVDEHFAAMVPGATPATYVLIEVADTGVGMPDSVLEHIFDPFYTTKDVGRGTGLGLSTSLKIIQNHNGFIQVESIAGKGSIFKVYLPVGKKAAEPQVSATSEQGMIRGNGELILVVDDEEPIRKITQQMLEEFGYRVCTATDGADGLVKYAERRSEIRVILSDMMMPALDGSSFIQIIRRMDAQLPVIISSGVANEATLTKLSELGVVDFLQKPFTTERLLKVLQRACSHTPKF encoded by the coding sequence ATGAATAAAAAGAGTACCCGAAAGCGTAATGGGCCTTCGGCAAAAAAGGCACCCAAGAAAATCGTCACCAGGGCGTTCGAGCTGGCGCCTGTTGCGATCGCAACGACAGATATTCAAGGCAAATTCATCGACGCAAATCAGAAATTTCTCGAACTGTCGGGCTTTACGGCGAAAGAAATTCAGAAGTTGAACTTTTCTTATCTGACAGCTTCGGTGAATCGCCACGTAAACCTGCCCGCATTCGAGGCAATGGTCGCAAGCGGGCAGGATATCTACCGAAATGAAAAGCGCTTTCGACGAAAAGACGGCTCGGTTTTCTTGGCGAGACTCACGGCGAACCTTTGCCGTGACCAGAAAGGCAAACCCATTTACTATATTGCGACGTTCGAGCCGGTTTCAGACGGTAAAGATGCTGAAGTCAATCTGAGGCGCATCAATCGTCTTTATAGTATACTCGTTAGGGCCAATGAAACGATATTTCTGAATGCCGACCGTGTCAACCTCATGCAGCGCGTGTGCGACCTGCTTGTACAAGAGGGTGATCTGTGTCTTGCCTACATTGTTCGCCATAGCGCTGAGACCGACCATTTCGCGGCACTCGTCGCATCTGGTGTTTCGCTTTCAGAATTGGCGGCGATCAACCTCGCTGCTTCGAAAGGTGAACACAGCAAAGGGCCGATAGCTATTGCAATAAAGACAGGCAGGCCTGAAGTCAGCAACGATATTGCCTCAGATGTACGCATGAAACCCTGGCGCGAAATCGCCATGCGGAAACAGTGCAAGTCGACGGTGGCTATACCGATTGCCGTCGAACAAAAATGCCATCTGGCGCTTGTTCTTGGCGCAAGAGTCAAAGATTATTTCGGCTACGACGAAGTTGATTTGCTAATGTTGGTCGCCAAAAATCTATCTTTTACTTTTGAAAATATCGCCCGCGATGCTGCGAGCGCTCTGGCAGACCGCCAGTACAAAGAAAGCGAGCAGCGATTTCGTCAATTGGCCGAGCACATCGACGAGGTTTTTTGGCTGCTCGACAGTGCTTCTGATAAGATCATTTATGTGAATTCTGCATTCGAAAAGGTTTGGGCCCGCCCGGTTGAAAGCATATTGAGTACCCGCAAGGTATGGTTAGACAGCATTCATCCCGACGACAAGCTGAGGGTGATGACCGATTTCTTATCACCGAAAATCAATACCAGCTTTGAAATCGAATATCGTATTCTGCGGCCCGACGGCACTGTAAGATGGATTCACGACCGTACCTTTCCGATTCGTAATAAACAAGGCGACGTTCAGCGTGTCGCTGGCATCGCCCGCGATGTGACTGAGCGGCACCAGACCCAAGCCACGTTGGTGAGCGTTCACGACCGACTCTATAGCCTGCTCGAAAATCTTACCGATGGCTATCACGAACTTAACAAGAACTTTGAGTTTGTTTATTGCAATGCGCAGTATGAACGCATGTTTCAAAAAGACCGTAATCTCATTATCGGTAAAAGTATTTGGGATGAATTCACAGGTCTTGCCGAAACGAGTTTTGCGGTTGCGTTGCGACGCGCGATGGAAACGGGCAAAATTGAAATATTCGAAGATTTTTATGCCCCCCTCAAAGCCTGGTACGAAATTCGTATATATCCTTCTGAAAACGGTCTTTCCGTTTTTGTGCGTGATATGACAGACTTGCATGAGCTGTCATTTTCGCTGATGCGCGAAAGGGCCCGACTGGTGCATGCGCAGTCTGTCGCCAAAATCGGCAGCTGGGAAACCAACTTGCAAACCCTCAGGGTCGAATGGTCAGAAGAAACCTATAGCATCTTCGGTATTGATCCGCTCACCTACCAGCCGACGCACACGAGCTTTCTCGAATTCGTTCACCCCGATGACAGAGACGTCGTGGATAATGCGTTTCGTGATTCTTTCGGCTCCAATGGAGCGCAAAAGATTTCACATCGCATTCTCACGCCCGACGGCAGAGAGAAATTTGTCGAAGAGACGTGGGAGGTATTTCGCGATACTGAAGGTCAACCTGTGAAGGCAGTTGGTACGTGCCAGGATATAACCGACAAGCATCTCGCGGCGGCAGAGAAACGCCGACTCGGCGAGCGGCTGATTTCTACCCTCGAGAGCATTACCGATGCATTCATGCTCATTGACCGTAATTGGAACTTTTCATATCTAAACCTGCAGGCTGAAAAGTTGCTGCAGCGCAGACGTTCAGATTTGTTGGGCAAGAATGTCTGGCAGAGCTTTCCCGGCGTCGAAGATGCTGATTTTGGCTATCAATATAAATATGCCATGCGTTCGGGCGAATCCGTTGCATTCGAAAGTTTTTATGAACCACTTCGTATGTGGGTCGAGGTGCGCGCGTTTCCGTCTGACCAGGGACTTGCCGTTTACTTTCGGGATACGGGGGCAGAAGTGGCAGCCCGCCAGAAGCTCGTCGCCAGTGAAGCAAGATTTCGCGAACTCGCTGAGAACATTCAAGAAATCTTCTATGTGCTGAACCCTGAGAACGGGTACATCACGTACATTAGTCCTGCGTATGAAAAGGTTTGGGGTCGAAGGTGCGAAGACCTGTTGGCGAATCCACTGTCTTATCTCGACGCTGTGCACCCCGATGAGCGCAGCCTTGTCGAAACGAGCCTGGCTGACCGGCGTGCAGGCAAAGCAGTCGATATCGAGTATCGCATATTGCGGCCAGATGACGCAGTTCGCTGGATACGTGATTTTTCATATCCTATTTTTGATGAAGCAGGCCGGCTTGATCACATCATCGGCGTATCGCATGATATATCAGAGCGCAAACTGGCCGATCAACGCCTGCGCGAACAGGCTTCGCTTCTCGATAAGGCCAGTGATGCGATTATCGTGCGCGACCTCGACCACCGTATTCGCTACTGGAATAAAGGTGCCGAGAAAATGTATGGATGGGCAGAGCACGAAGTGCTCGGCAAATCCATTCGCGAGTTATTGTATTCAGATTATGCAGCATACGACGCCGCCATTGCCGAAATGATAAAGAACGGCGAATGGAACGGCGATATTGAGCAGCGAACCCGCGATGGAAGGGTCTTGATCGTAGAAGGGCGCTGGACTCTTGTGCGAGACGCCAGAGGCGTACCGCAAAGTGTGCTGGCGATAAACGGTGACGTCACTGAGCGGCGAACGTTTGAAAGGCATTTGCTGAGGGCGCAGCGACTTGAGAGCATCGGCACGTTGGCCGGGGGCATAGCGCATGACTTGAATAATATTCTGACTCCTATTCTGCTGGCGTCTGAAATAATGCGGGGTAACCTTCATGACAAAGATAGTCTCGAGCTGCTCGACACCATTCAGGTCAGCTCGCAGCGAGGCGCCGATATGGTGTCGCAGATTCTGTCATTTGCGCGAGGCAACGACGGAGAAAAAACTACAACGAATATTGAACCGTTGCTCGCAGGCATCGAAAAAATCGTGCGCGACACTTTTCCGAAGAATATCGAGCTAACTGTCGATCTGGATTCGAGAGCAGCAAAAATCGAGGCAGATAGCACGCAGCTGCATCAGGTGTTGCTCAACCTTTGCGTCAACGCTCGCGATGCGATGCCCACGGGCGGGCGCCTGATAATTGCGACCCAGCTCGTCGATGTCGATGAGCATTTTGCTGCCATGGTGCCTGGAGCAACACCCGCAACCTATGTTCTCATCGAGGTGGCCGACACGGGTGTCGGCATGCCCGATTCGGTATTGGAACACATCTTTGACCCTTTCTATACGACCAAAGACGTGGGGCGTGGCACCGGCCTTGGTCTTTCAACTTCGTTGAAAATTATTCAGAATCACAATGGATTTATTCAGGTTGAAAGTATTGCGGGCAAAGGGTCTATATTCAAAGTCTATTTGCCCGTAGGCAAGAAGGCTGCGGAGCCTCAGGTTTCAGCAACGAGCGAACAGGGTATGATTCGTGGTAACGGCGAATTGATTCTTGTGGTCGATGATGAAGAGCCTATTCGCAAGATCACGCAGCAGATGCTTGAAGAATTTGGCTACCGGGTGTGCACTGCCACCGACGGGGCCGACGGACTCGTCAAATATGCCGAACGCCGCAGTGAGATCAGGGTTATACTCAGCGATATGATGATGCCCGCGTTGGATGGCTCATCGTTTATTCAGATCATTCGTAGAATGGACGCGCAGCTGCCCGTGATTATCTCGAGCGGTGTCGCCAACGAAGCCACCCTGACGAAGCTGAGCGAATTGGGAGTGGTTGATTTTTTGCAAAAGCCTTTCACAACTGAAAGATTGCTGAAAGTTCTACAAAGAGCCTGCAGCCATACCCCTAAATTTTAG
- a CDS encoding IS30 family transposase: protein MRPYVQLSNDERLRIEESLAEGLKASQIARNLKRHPSTIFREIRRNSMPRHYSARCARDEARKRQTNTNAAKVTPELWSEIGASLKSTLSPEQIAGRMRLERFDGVCMQTIYNHVRKKSGTSNFYRLCLRRKGKPYKRKVRIEAENKGFFRIHDLPAEALTRRKPGYWEGDLVEGKMGTGQIATFVERHSRYLLAAKLERKLVTQFNAAARDLFADIDNERLRGIIYDRGTEMSGYRDLQQVLNCGIYFCDPGSPWQRGTNENTNGLLRESFPKGTDFRRIDQEQVDAALKLLNNRPRKRLNYRTPAEVYFRSPIALRFGM from the coding sequence ATGCGACCCTACGTTCAACTATCAAATGATGAAAGACTGCGTATAGAAGAAAGCCTTGCTGAGGGCCTCAAGGCCAGCCAAATCGCCAGAAATCTTAAGCGACACCCGAGCACTATTTTTCGAGAGATTCGGCGTAATTCAATGCCACGACATTACAGCGCGCGGTGCGCCAGAGACGAGGCGCGAAAGCGCCAGACTAATACCAACGCCGCGAAGGTTACACCAGAGCTTTGGTCAGAGATCGGAGCATCGCTCAAGTCGACGCTGTCACCAGAACAGATCGCAGGCCGCATGCGCCTAGAACGTTTCGACGGTGTCTGCATGCAGACGATTTACAATCATGTGCGCAAGAAATCCGGCACATCGAATTTTTATCGCCTGTGCCTGCGCCGCAAAGGCAAACCATACAAGCGCAAAGTGAGGATTGAGGCTGAAAACAAAGGGTTTTTTCGCATTCACGACCTGCCAGCCGAAGCTTTGACGCGACGCAAACCCGGCTACTGGGAGGGCGATTTGGTCGAGGGTAAAATGGGCACCGGGCAGATTGCAACTTTCGTCGAAAGGCATTCGCGTTACTTGCTCGCGGCGAAACTGGAGCGCAAATTGGTGACACAGTTTAACGCTGCAGCGCGCGACCTATTCGCCGACATCGATAACGAACGGCTGCGGGGTATCATTTACGATCGGGGCACCGAGATGAGTGGCTACCGCGACCTGCAGCAAGTGCTGAACTGCGGCATCTACTTTTGTGACCCCGGCTCGCCATGGCAGAGAGGTACGAACGAAAACACGAACGGCCTGCTGCGCGAGTCTTTTCCCAAAGGCACAGATTTTCGGCGCATCGACCAGGAACAGGTTGACGCAGCGCTTAAATTACTAAATAACCGACCACGCAAGCGGCTGAATTACCGAACCCCGGCCGAGGTCTACTTTCGCAGCCCTATCGCACTTCGTTTTGGAATGTAA
- a CDS encoding response regulator gives MFHNAPFSGMKLMVVDDEYSIRSLVMRMAEVWGYIVQDCSSAESALIHLERDRFNIILTDIHMAKMDGVAFAEQVRKKMPSIAIAMMTGYASPKTAKKSQDLGAIYYLKKPFTNEELSQTLKIAAHWNISMLLDRAARKYLKLKQGHERDTQARITSIKSEIKSQLRSPGTAVALREFVYATNVEKNQLYAHLNGKFSIDSVKSF, from the coding sequence ATGTTTCACAACGCTCCGTTCTCAGGTATGAAGCTGATGGTTGTCGACGACGAATACAGCATTCGCTCGCTCGTTATGCGCATGGCTGAGGTATGGGGTTATATCGTTCAAGATTGTTCGAGCGCCGAAAGCGCTCTGATACACCTCGAACGTGACCGTTTCAATATCATACTCACCGATATACACATGGCAAAAATGGACGGGGTTGCCTTTGCCGAGCAGGTACGCAAGAAAATGCCATCAATAGCTATTGCCATGATGACCGGCTACGCTTCGCCAAAAACGGCCAAAAAGTCGCAAGACCTTGGGGCGATCTACTACCTCAAGAAGCCGTTTACAAACGAAGAACTGAGCCAGACGCTAAAGATCGCTGCGCATTGGAACATCAGCATGCTGCTAGACCGGGCAGCCCGAAAATACCTGAAGCTCAAGCAGGGTCATGAACGCGATACGCAGGCACGCATCACGTCGATAAAGTCAGAAATCAAGAGCCAATTGCGCTCTCCGGGTACTGCAGTCGCGCTCAGAGAATTTGTTTATGCGACAAATGTTGAGAAAAACCAACTCTACGCACACCTGAACGGAAAATTTTCGATTGATTCTGTGAAGTCATTCTGA
- a CDS encoding response regulator: MQTNITHRINHAVANAADATKAQAVMRFCTYMTVVYALVFGAAASYLGSNVLYIISAVTLAAGFGYEWGVRFVRAGRLSAGVVIFNSSILVTLWIIVYVLPEQSTTCVIASFIPFAFALHFTSGNVPRVFAALAILTGVNALIVRNLGWHSGFPPHIMAWLDVAGGFVALLALAILFLRIRDTFELRSLMLLNAESESANLRIDKEVAEREARVKSEFLASMSHEIRTPMNAIIGMTSLILDSPLNSEQREFVGILRGSSEHLLHLINDILDFAKIEAGRMEIERYPFSLRNCVEEALDMVSGKADQKGLDLSYAYGDDTPENFFGDAGRVRQILVNLLSNAVKFTVSGEVAVTVASELIKDKRYRLIIDVRDTGPGIAKEVESRLFVPFSQADASITRLHDGTGLGLVISRRLAQAMWGNVTFESTPGVGTTFRVTIEAEAAQLPIPYHLNDSKELQGLSALAVDDNPTNLRIVESYVRKWGMRCVSELRPKDALARVRNAEKFDVYLLDLRMPEMDGVELSRELRELGVAAPLVLISSTTFERSPDGAFDSILTKPLKPARLYSVLRDLFQKPKQSASDLPAIFDADLAKNIPLRVLVVEDNPVNQMVIQAMLAKFGYGCDFAGDGVEAIECIKRQDYDLVFMDIRMPRLDGLSATRAIMGLDSARETYIVGLTASATTEDRRECEAAGMAGYLTKPITPEKLLLTLKTAAARKEADSLL; the protein is encoded by the coding sequence ATGCAGACAAACATTACCCACCGAATTAACCACGCCGTGGCAAACGCCGCTGACGCCACCAAAGCGCAGGCGGTGATGCGGTTTTGTACCTACATGACGGTCGTCTATGCGCTCGTCTTTGGCGCTGCGGCTTCTTACCTGGGCAGCAATGTGCTTTATATTATCTCTGCAGTCACTCTGGCAGCGGGCTTCGGCTATGAGTGGGGCGTGCGCTTCGTCAGGGCAGGCCGCCTCAGTGCGGGCGTGGTCATCTTTAATTCTTCTATACTCGTCACCCTCTGGATCATCGTATACGTGTTGCCAGAACAATCGACAACATGCGTCATCGCGAGCTTTATTCCATTTGCATTTGCGTTACACTTCACCTCAGGCAACGTGCCGCGCGTTTTTGCAGCCCTCGCGATTTTAACCGGGGTCAATGCGCTGATAGTTCGCAATCTAGGCTGGCATTCAGGATTTCCCCCACACATCATGGCATGGCTCGACGTTGCAGGCGGCTTCGTGGCCCTGCTGGCGCTCGCGATCTTATTCTTGCGCATTCGTGATACCTTTGAACTGCGCTCGCTGATGCTGCTGAATGCAGAGAGTGAATCGGCAAATCTGCGCATCGACAAAGAAGTCGCAGAACGTGAAGCCAGAGTGAAGTCTGAATTTCTGGCGAGCATGTCGCATGAAATTCGCACTCCTATGAATGCGATAATTGGTATGACGAGCCTCATTCTCGATTCGCCGCTCAATAGCGAACAGCGAGAGTTCGTCGGCATTTTGCGTGGCTCGAGCGAACACCTGCTGCACCTCATCAATGACATTCTCGATTTTGCCAAGATCGAAGCCGGCCGCATGGAGATTGAGCGCTACCCGTTTTCGCTGCGCAACTGCGTCGAAGAGGCGCTCGACATGGTTTCTGGCAAAGCCGACCAGAAGGGTCTCGATCTGAGTTATGCCTACGGCGACGATACGCCTGAAAACTTCTTCGGCGATGCCGGTCGCGTTCGCCAGATTCTGGTAAACCTGCTTTCGAATGCCGTGAAGTTTACGGTATCGGGTGAAGTTGCGGTTACCGTTGCATCTGAGCTCATTAAAGACAAGCGGTACCGTCTCATCATCGACGTGCGCGACACTGGACCCGGCATCGCGAAAGAGGTCGAATCGCGGCTATTTGTCCCGTTCAGCCAGGCTGATGCGTCGATCACACGCCTGCACGATGGAACGGGCCTCGGTCTTGTGATCAGTCGCCGCTTGGCGCAGGCGATGTGGGGCAACGTGACGTTCGAATCAACACCGGGCGTGGGCACGACGTTTCGTGTAACGATCGAAGCCGAAGCAGCGCAGCTACCAATACCCTACCACCTGAACGACTCGAAAGAACTGCAGGGTCTGTCTGCCTTGGCGGTCGACGATAACCCAACAAACCTGCGCATCGTCGAAAGTTATGTGCGCAAATGGGGCATGCGCTGTGTCAGCGAACTGCGACCGAAAGACGCTCTGGCGCGCGTGCGCAACGCCGAAAAGTTTGATGTCTACCTGCTCGACCTACGCATGCCCGAAATGGACGGTGTCGAACTCTCACGAGAGCTGCGCGAGTTGGGCGTCGCCGCGCCGCTCGTGCTCATCAGCTCGACAACTTTCGAAAGATCACCCGACGGCGCGTTCGACAGCATTTTAACCAAACCGCTAAAACCAGCCAGGTTATACTCAGTATTGCGCGACCTCTTTCAAAAACCCAAACAATCGGCGTCAGATTTGCCTGCAATCTTTGATGCCGATCTCGCAAAGAACATACCGCTGAGGGTGCTCGTTGTCGAAGATAATCCGGTAAACCAGATGGTAATTCAGGCGATGCTTGCCAAGTTCGGCTACGGTTGCGATTTTGCGGGCGACGGCGTCGAGGCGATTGAATGCATAAAAAGGCAAGACTACGACCTGGTATTCATGGATATTCGTATGCCGCGCCTCGACGGGCTCTCGGCAACGCGTGCGATCATGGGCCTTGATTCTGCGAGAGAAACCTATATAGTCGGACTCACTGCGAGCGCCACTACCGAAGACCGGCGCGAGTGTGAGGCGGCGGGCATGGCAGGTTACCTCACAAAACCGATTACTCCAGAGAAGCTGCTCTTAACGCTCAAAACAGCAGCCGCGCGCAAAGAGGCAGATAGTCTTCTGTAA
- a CDS encoding STAS domain-containing protein, producing the protein MQINRHTDQALTVLQPVGDMGLYNLGELRAMLLQLRESGQTKVIIDMGRVPGIDSITIGFLLQETTLFSEAGGALRLAKISASVRKSLNITETLSQMSVYDSVDAAKASFKSS; encoded by the coding sequence ATGCAGATCAACCGACATACCGATCAGGCCCTAACGGTATTGCAACCCGTGGGCGACATGGGCCTCTATAACCTCGGCGAACTGCGCGCGATGCTGTTGCAGCTGCGTGAATCGGGTCAGACAAAAGTCATCATCGACATGGGCAGGGTGCCGGGTATTGATTCTATCACCATCGGCTTCTTGCTGCAAGAGACAACGCTGTTCTCTGAAGCGGGCGGCGCACTCAGGCTCGCCAAAATCTCTGCCAGTGTGCGCAAGTCGCTGAATATCACCGAAACTCTTTCTCAAATGAGCGTTTACGATAGCGTCGATGCTGCGAAAGCCAGTTTCAAGAGTTCCTGA